Proteins found in one Oreochromis niloticus isolate F11D_XX linkage group LG22, O_niloticus_UMD_NMBU, whole genome shotgun sequence genomic segment:
- the LOC102078454 gene encoding fibrinogen C domain-containing protein 1-B, which translates to MFRMKKVEVLIFYFLLTVWCIRPVDGDLLVSDVTHDDDAHPNPLTETDADAPDRNIQTNRNIRDTSMETNWDEPDMRKDHYEDADWHPLTSFTETLTDLTPDAPLVIRNDNTGAEDNTNQTFNQTISNSSAECGEFSSQLMSNGQCRLTATLPPVGNSQKRCPDMFRCTDDVSYWLHENENKKEQLEELKETMSGLQEELRNHRHRVKALEMQGEESVSSNSTFHQRLRSLERRHAEADTLLHVHAALLYELQVQLRNLSATARHMSHNTGCKVNVIRTAPPLGMRDTLPPDVQPLSFCPSDCASLYHNGVRRSGVYTIVLSPGTARPVYCDMETEGGGWTVFQRRRDGSVSFNRGWSEYRDGFGEPRGEHWLGNQHLHRLSNQGHYSLRIDLQDWSHAHKHALYHTFRIEDEDNQYRLHVSGFSGTVEDSFGWYHDLQGFSTPDTGNICAEISHAGWWFHQCFYANLNGVYYKGGHYSLKAQNLLGPDGIVWFSWKDSDFYSLKAVTMMARPHNFRPRLSP; encoded by the exons ATGTTCAGAATGAAGAAGGTTGAAgtgttaatattttatttcttactGACTGTTTGGTGCATCCGGCCTGTTGACGGTGACCTTCTGGTCTCAGATGTTACACATGATGATGATGCCCACCCCAACCCCCTCACAGAAACCGATGCCGATGCACCGGACAGGAATATCCAAACAAACAGGAACATACGGGACACGAGCATGGAGACAAACTGGGACGAGCCAGATATGAGAAAGGACCACTACGAGGATGCTGACTGGCATCCTCTTACCTCTTTTACGGAAACGCTTACCGACCTGACCCCTGACGCCCCACTGGTGATACGCAATGACAACACTGGCGCTGAAGATAACACCAACCAAACCttcaaccagactatcagcaatTCATCCGCAGAGTGCGGCGAGTTCAGCAGTCAGCTGATGTCTAACGGACAATGCCGATTGACGGCAACACTTCCTCCTGTAGGTAATTCTCAAAAACGCTGCCCAGACATGTTCCGGTGTACAGACGACGTCTCCTATTGGCTCCATGAGAACGAAAACAAAAAGGAGCAGCTGGAAGAGCTGAAAGAGACGATGTCAGGGCTCCAGGAGGAGCTGAGGAACCACCGGCATCGAGTCAAGGCCCTGGAGATGCAG GGTGAAGAAAGTGTTAGCTCAAACTCAACCTTTCACCAGCGGTTGCGCTCTCTGGAGCGCCGTCACGCCGAGGCCGACACCCTGCTCCACGTGCATGCGGCGCTGCTGTACGAGCTGCAGGTGCAGCTCCGAAACCTGTCGGCGACCGCGCGGCACATGAGTCACAACACGGGCTGCAAGGTCAACGTGATCAGAACTGCGCCACCGCTCGGCATGCGAGACACACTGCCACCAG ATGTACAGCCCCTGTCTTTCTGCCCATCAGACTGTGCGTCTCTGTATCACAACGGTGTCCGTCGTTCTGGTGTTTACACTATTGTCCTGTCACCAGGCACCGCCCGGCCTGTTTACTGCGACATGGAGACCGAGG GTGGAGGCTGGACAGTGTTTCAGCGGCGCCGTGATGGGTCAGTGAGCTTCAACCGTGGATGGTCTGAGTACCGTGACGGCTTTGGCGAGCCACGAGGTGAACACTGGCTGGGGAACCAACACCTGCACCGGCTCTCTAACCAGGGCCACTACAGCCTCCGCATTGACCTGCAGGACTGGAGCCACGCCCACAAACATGCGCTGTACCACACCTTCAG AATCGAGGATGAGGACAACCAGTACCGCCTGCATGTGTCCGGTTTCAGCGGGACAGTGGAGGATTCGTTCGGCTGGTATCATGACCTGCAGGGTTTCAGCACACCAGACACGGGCAACATCTGTGCTGAGATCAGCCACGCTGGCTGGTGGTTCCACCAGTGTTTCTATGCTAACCTCAACGGTGTCTACTACAAG GGGGGGCACTACTCTCTGAAAGCTCAGAACTTGCTGGGACCAGATGGCATTGTTTGGTTCTCCTGGAAGGATTCAGACTTCTACTCTCTGAAGGCGGTCACCATGATGGCACGACCACATAACTTCAGGCCACGCCTGTCACCATAG